AAGATAAATTTATTTAATAAAAAATTTGAAAAATATGAAGTAAATTACTTTAACTTAAAATTTAAAAATAAAAATTACAGGTGTCAATATATCTATATCAAGCAATCTATATGGGATAAGATTCTTGGATTGTTTGGAGAAGGTATTGAATTAAAGTATTATCCAACATTGGTAAATATTGTTTATAATAATGAGAAGGTTGATTTTTTAAAGCCATTTTTTATATTTGTCAATAAAGGAGATATAGCCGTTTATGCAAAGGTTCCTAAGTTAGTTTATTTAAAAGATAATTTATCTTTAAATCATTTAAACTTAAAAGGAAAATATGTATATTTTGGAAATTGGGACAAAGATAAATTTTATGAAATTATTGGAAATATTTAGGTTATGAGGAGAGATAATGAGAAATATTTTTATTTTAATTATATTATGCATAGGAATAATTAATAGCGTTAATGCATATTATTTAGAATATCTTGAAGTAAAAGAAGATTCTCACAATATATCCAAAAGTTTTAATATTAATAAAATTGAAAATTATACATATTATCTTAAATTTAATCACTATGGAAATATAAACAGTAGCATGGAAGTAGATATTTATTTAAATGGAAATTTAATTTATAGAATAGATGATTCTAATGATGGATCTGGAAATTATAAGAAAAATGTTTCAATAAAGATAACTAATTATTTAAAAGATGGAAAAAATGTTTTAAGAGTTGAAGGAATAAATTTTAGAGGTAATGAAACGTATCATCCTTATTATGTTTTAAGTAACTTATATATTAATGAACCTACAAAAACTCCAATAAATTTCAAACTTGTTATTTTAACTTTAATTTTAATGACAACTATTATTTATTTTTATATTTCTAGAAAAAATAATTGGATTGGGAGAATGTCTTTAATTAAGGGTAGGAAGGAAAATGAAAGTTTAAAGATAAGATTAATAAAAAATGCTGGTTGGTTATTTAGTTCTGAAATTATATCAAAAATCTTAGCCTATGGAGTAATTGTTATTTTAAGTAGAACTTTAGGACCTATTGGTTTAGGACAATATTCTTTTATATTTTACTATGTTGGCTTATTGGAAATATTTTCAGATTTGGGTGTTAGTTATTATTTTATGAGAGAAATTGCGAGGGATAAAAATAAGTTGAAATTACTTCCAGATATTTTAGGATTTAAAATAGTTCTTGCATTAATTAATTTTTTAATAATTGTTATTATTACAATGTTTTTACCAAAACCTTTGTGGCTTAAAGAACTTATAATTTTGGCTGGAGCTGAAGCTATTTTAATGTGGTTATCAAGTATCTTTATTAGCATTATGTATGCTAATGGAGTTACTAAATATGAGGCAGTGGCAAAAACTATAGAGAGATTGTGGGCATTTTTTGTTGGTGGATTAGTTTTATATATTTCAAAGTCGTTATCTTTATTTATTTTAGTTATTTTAATTGGATATAGCATAAGAGAATACTTAAGAATAAAGTGGGGCTGTAAATTTATTGATAAAATTAAAATTAGATTTAAATCTAATATATGGATTACCTTATTAAAAAAATCCTATCCTTTTTGGCTTATAGGTTTATTTACTAAGATATATTATAGAACTGATATGGTTATGCTCAATTTAATGTGTGGAGATTATGAAACTGGAATATATAGAGCGGCATATACTTTGATAGAAGTTTCTTTATTTATTCCTAATATTATAGTAGCTACAATAATGCCTTCAATGGCTAAATTATGGAAGGAAGATAAGAATACATTAAATATATTATTTAAAAAATGTTTTCAGATACTTTTAGGATTAGGCATTTTTGGATTTATTGGTTATTATGTATTTGCTTACTTTGGAATATACTTAGTATTTGGTAATAAATTTATTTCAAGTGTTAATATTTTAAAAATTTTAGGATTTGCATTACCTTTTATGTTTTTAAATTCCTTATTTGGAAGTTTTATGAATGCTACTGGAAGAGAACTTACTTTTACTAAAATTACTGGATTTACTGCATTATTAAATGTTATTCTTAACTATATATTAATTTTAAAATATGGTGCCATTGGAGCGGCAATAGCGACTATTATAAGTCAAGGAATAGCAAGTTTTTTGAGTTTGATATACATTATGAAAAAGGAAAATTAAATTATTAATAAATGAGTGAAATTATGGACATTTTAATAGTTACTGAATATTTTCCTTCATCAGAAGAATGTAATGTAAAAGGAGGTGTAGAATTTAGAGCATTCTACATAGCAAAAAATTTGGCAAAAAAACATAATGTATATGTTCTAACATCTTGGGAAAAAGGATTACCACAAAAAGAAGAAATTTGTGGAATTAATGTAATAAGATGCGGAAAACAAAGAAAATATAGCCATTGTGGAAGTTTTATTGAAAGGTTAAGTTTTATAAGAGAAGGAATAAAAATAGGAAAAAAATTAGATATTGATATAGTTGATGGATACAATTTTATTAGTTATCCCATAGCATATAAGATATCAGAAAAATTAGGTATTCCAAGAATAGCAACTTATCATGATGTCTGGATTGGTGGAGAATGGATAAAAAATATAGGCTTTTTTGGAATATTTGGTGAAATTTTAGAAAGATATATTTTGTCAAAAAAATGGGACAAATTTATTGCAGTAAGTAAATACACAAAGGAAAAATTAATACGTGCAGGAATTGATAAGAACATTATAGAAATAGTTTATAATGGTATTAATTTAGAAGATTATCAAAAAATAAAGGTTCCTAAGGAAAAAAATACTTTATGTTATGTTGGAAGATTAGTTAAATATAAAAAAGTTGATGATTTAATTAAAGCGGTATCATTAATAGTTAATGATATTCCAGATGTAAAATTAAAAATTATTGGTACTGGTCCAGAAAAAGAAAACTTAGAAAAAATTGTTAAAAGTTTGAATTTAAAAAATAATGTAGAATTTTTAGGATTTATTGAAAAACATAAAGAGGTTATAAAACATATTAAATCTTCAACGATTTTTTCACTTCCAAGTATTGTAGAAGGTTTTGGAATAGTAACCATAGAAAGTGTTGCGTCTGGAACACCTTATGTAAATTCTGCTATTCCTCCAACTATTGAAATAACTGAAAATGGAAAAGGTGGTTTGTTATTTGAACCTGAAAATGTTAGTGATTTGTCTATAAAGATTAAAATGCTCTTAGAAGATAAAAATTTGTATTTTAAAAAACAAAAAGAATGTTTAGAATTGTCTAAAAAATATAATTGGAAAATATTAGCCAATAATGTAGAGAATATTTATTTGGATATTTTGAGGAAATAAATGGATATCTTTCATATTTATTATGGTGAAAAAATGAAAATTTGTTATATCATAGATTTTTTTGTTCCACATTATCAAGGAGGTGGAGAAAGAAGACTCTATGAGATAGCAAAGAGATTAGTAAAAAGAGGTTATAAGGTAGATGTCCTATGCATGAAAATTGAAAATGTTCCCAATTATGAAAATATTGATGGAATAAATGTTTATCACATAGGTCCTACTATAAAAAATCCACCATATAGATCTCCACTGGATTTTTTAAAATTTATTATATCCGTGTTTAAATGGTTAATAACCAATAAGTATGATATTGTTGATGCTCAAACATTTATTCCACTAATTCCAGCATCTTTGTGTTATATTTTAAAAATTCAAAAAAATGTTATAGGAACTATTCATGATGTAAGCCATAAGAAAGACAAAAGTCAATGGTTATATTATGGAAATATCGCATATTTCATTGAAAGATTTTTATATAAATTACCATTTAAAAAAATTATCACAGTTAGTAATGTTATAAA
The genomic region above belongs to Methanocaldococcus sp. and contains:
- a CDS encoding glycosyltransferase family 4 protein; this encodes MDILIVTEYFPSSEECNVKGGVEFRAFYIAKNLAKKHNVYVLTSWEKGLPQKEEICGINVIRCGKQRKYSHCGSFIERLSFIREGIKIGKKLDIDIVDGYNFISYPIAYKISEKLGIPRIATYHDVWIGGEWIKNIGFFGIFGEILERYILSKKWDKFIAVSKYTKEKLIRAGIDKNIIEIVYNGINLEDYQKIKVPKEKNTLCYVGRLVKYKKVDDLIKAVSLIVNDIPDVKLKIIGTGPEKENLEKIVKSLNLKNNVEFLGFIEKHKEVIKHIKSSTIFSLPSIVEGFGIVTIESVASGTPYVNSAIPPTIEITENGKGGLLFEPENVSDLSIKIKMLLEDKNLYFKKQKECLELSKKYNWKILANNVENIYLDILRK
- a CDS encoding flippase, producing MSLIKGRKENESLKIRLIKNAGWLFSSEIISKILAYGVIVILSRTLGPIGLGQYSFIFYYVGLLEIFSDLGVSYYFMREIARDKNKLKLLPDILGFKIVLALINFLIIVIITMFLPKPLWLKELIILAGAEAILMWLSSIFISIMYANGVTKYEAVAKTIERLWAFFVGGLVLYISKSLSLFILVILIGYSIREYLRIKWGCKFIDKIKIRFKSNIWITLLKKSYPFWLIGLFTKIYYRTDMVMLNLMCGDYETGIYRAAYTLIEVSLFIPNIIVATIMPSMAKLWKEDKNTLNILFKKCFQILLGLGIFGFIGYYVFAYFGIYLVFGNKFISSVNILKILGFALPFMFLNSLFGSFMNATGRELTFTKITGFTALLNVILNYILILKYGAIGAAIATIISQGIASFLSLIYIMKKEN